From a single Sorghum bicolor cultivar BTx623 chromosome 5, Sorghum_bicolor_NCBIv3, whole genome shotgun sequence genomic region:
- the LOC8085980 gene encoding Bowman-Birk type trypsin inhibitor, which produces MRPQLILVVTLALLGVLAALPLGKGSSWPCCDNCGFCDRQLPPDCQCDDVSVDGCHPECKNCVMVGSGPVVTYRCDDVLTNFCEQRCTPAPAPAPAPEAAFLGRGF; this is translated from the exons ATGAGGCCTCAGCTGATACTCGTCGTCACTCTGGCTCTTCTCGGCGTCCTCGCTGCTCTGCCGCTCGGCAAAG GCTCGTCGTGGCCGTGCTGCGACAACTGCGGTTTTTGTGACAGGCAGCTGCCGCCGGACTGCCAGTGCGATGACGTCTCGGTGGACGGGTGCCACCCGGAGTGCAAGAACTGCGTCATGGTCGGCTCTGGCCCCGTCGTCACCTACCGCTGCGATGACGTTCTCACAAACTTCTGCGAGCAGCGCTGCacgccagcgccggcgccggcgccggcgccggaggcGGCGTTCCTGGGTAGGGGCTTCTGA
- the LOC8085982 gene encoding Bowman-Birk type trypsin inhibitor, whose amino-acid sequence MRPLVILAAVTLVALGVLATLPLGEGSSWPCCDNCGVCNRKLPPDCKCNDVSVQGCHPECKNCVKVGAGIRPGGGHGPVVTYRCDDILTNFCEHRCTAAPPPEAAAFLGDGF is encoded by the exons ATGAGGCCTCTGGTGATACTCGCCGCCGTTACTCTGGTTGCTCTCGGCGTCCTCGCAACTCTGCCTCTCGGCGAAG GCTCGTCGTGGCCGTGCTGCGACAACTGCGGTGTTTGCAACAGAAAGCTCCCGCCGGATTGCAAGTGCAATGACGTCTCGGTGCAGGGGTGCCACCCGGAGTGCAAGAACTGCGTCAAGGTCGGTGCCGGGATTCGTCCCGGCGGCGGCCACGGCCCCGTCGTCACCTACCGCTGCGATGACATACTCACAAACTTCTGCGAGCACCGCTGCACGGCGGCACCACcgccggaggcggcggcgtTCCTGGGTGATGGCTTCTGA
- the LOC110435382 gene encoding Bowman-Birk type trypsin inhibitor-like has translation MRSQVILVVVTLALLGVLAALPLGEGSSWPCCDNCGVCNKKFPPECQCNDISARGCHPECKKCVKNKFTVPPGGGPGPVVTYTCADVLTNFCQRRCTPAPAPPPKAFVGGVF, from the exons ATGAGGTCTCAGGTGATACTCGTCGTCGTCACTCTGGCTCTTCTCGGCGTCCTCGCAGCTCTGCCGCTCGGCGAAG GCTCGTCATGGCCGTGCTGCGACAACTGCGGTGTTTGCAACAAGAAGTTCCCGCCGGAGTGCCAGTGCAACGACATCTCGGCGCGCGGGTGCCACCCGGAGTGCAAGAAGTGCGTCAAGAACAAGTTCACCGTTCCTCCCGGCGGCGGCCCCGGCCCCGTCGTCACCTACACCTGCGCCGACGTTCTTACAAACTTCTGCCAGCGCCGCTgcacgccggcgccggcgccaccgCCTAAGGCGTTCGTCGGTGGTGTCTTCTGA
- the LOC8085985 gene encoding acetylserotonin O-methyltransferase 1: protein MAFVHGEQEGEDMVGAFALVYQHVFSYIKTMALKCAVELAIPDAIHGRGGAATLAEIAADTGVHESRLADLRCLMKLLTTSGLFRATAADGGEEVASSYALTAASSLVVGPRGLSNMVRFDCGPVSLTPFFDMPTWLRTAPGPEAPKSLFELTHGRTRWDPANADNDTMIVSAFIESQLLIEAVLGGHADVFRGLTSLVDVGGGQGSFAKAIAAAFPGIKCAVMDLPHVVADAPVAAGGGDDVQFVAGDMFESIPPADAVLLKYVLHCWDDDNCVKILKNCKEAIPARDAGGKLVITEMVLGSGPRRDRNVAETEEMHSLFLTCITGVGREEHEWKKIFVDAGFSDYKITPVMGPLSVIEVYP from the exons ATGGCGTTCGTCCATGGCGAGCAAGAGGGTGAGGACATGGTCGGAGCTTTCGCCCTTGTCTACCAGCACGTCTTCAGCTACATCAAGACGATGGCGCTGAAATGCGCCGTGGAGCTCGCCATCCCCGACGCCATCCACGGCCGTGGCGGCGCCGCCACCCTCGCCGAGATCGCCGCCGACACGGGGGTGCACGAGTCCAGGCTCGCCGACCTGCGGTGCCTGATGAAGCTGCTGACCACGTCGGGGCTATTCAGAGCCACCGCCGCGGACGGCGGCGAGGAGGTGGCGTCGTCGTACGCGCTCACGGCGGCGTCCAGCCTCGTGGTCGGCCCGCGCGGCCTGTCCAACATGGTGCGCTTCGACTGCGGGCCCGTCTCGCTCACCCCGTTCTTCGACATGCCCACGTGGCTCCGGACGGCGCCGGGGCCGGAGGCCCCCAAGTCGCTCTTCGAGCTCACGCACGGCCGCACCCGGTGGGACCCAGCCAACGCCGACAACGACACCATGATCGTCTCCGCCTTCATCGAGAGCCAGCTGCTGATCGAGGCCGTTCTCGGCGGCCACGCCGACGTCTTCCGCGGGCTCACCTCGCTGgtggacgtcggcggcggccagGGCTCCTTCGCCAAGGCCATTGCGGCGGCGTTCCCGGGCATCAAGTGCGCCGTCATGGATCTGCCCCACGTCGTTGCCGACGCCCCCGTCGCCGCTGGTGGCGGTGATGATGTGCAGTTTGTTGCCGGAGACATGTTCGAGTCCATTCCACCAGCCGATGCTGTTTTACTCAAG TATGTTTTGCATTGCTGGGACGACGACAACTGCGTTAAGATTCTTAAGAATTGTAAGGAGGCTATCCCTGCAAGAGACGCCGGAGGAAAGTTGGTAATCACAGAGATGGTGCTAGGGTCCGGGCCTCGTCGTGACAGAAACGTTGCTGAGACTGAAGAGATGCATAGCTTGTTCCTCACGTGCATCACCGGCGTGGGGCGAGAGGAGCATGAGTGGAAGAAGATTTTCGTCGATGCTGGATTCAGTGACTACAAAATCACTCCAGTGATGGGCCCGCTTTCGGTTATCGAGGTTTACCCTTGA